In Plasmodium gaboni strain SY75 chromosome 11, whole genome shotgun sequence, the following proteins share a genomic window:
- a CDS encoding putative DnaJ protein (transcript variant 1; alternatively spliced) → MDFGNNKNNNDSNNVIIINDEINSDISLESCEEEVDNYDQYCDNFLKHKSANTNINVNHNYNDNLKNKNNNIIIDLTLSDNSNKDFVEHENVKKNSEDSLREGNNPSNILVSNKEFIKCYNNDKVKNIKDNEKQIEQNNAENEGSEKKNYIHINNISFMNISCNEKNKNEIINEFKINTNDNINNNTHFVHTIEEDTLHSNKDINFNYNKNNCINFLYNKRNYEQMMENNIRTDKNKKHIIIENAKTTNITNPCINLEDINQGEHLNQTPQKIKKKNYYYNNTHNNVIDLDKENEETKNYGFYKNDHSSSNKNRKKNSPNHTNPLKNNMFRNILFNKKFKIEDLYYIKLKYDDLTNIEKKEEENVKNFYNKYYKCSFYVDKNIENICLKKYDICNYCKNCLKFLKFLIIHGNKYKGNLINIFFIYSDIQQLIFTYKCEKKHLFNISLFHIIHNLWCPHDFCLFQCKSSYNKNYATEFFRLKELDSMEKQKRLFLQAKVFCLFNSYGTLPVNNKKVESECTNDIDRIIKNANNPWEVLQMNMYTKLDISDKTELKKMARKNYHKLALKVHPDKNKNDNASLAMNILTNSMQSIMSI, encoded by the exons atggatTTTGGTaacaacaaaaataataatgattcAAACAatgtaattataataaacGATGAAATAAATTCTGATATTTCATTAGAAAGTTGTGAAGAGGAGGTTGATAATTATGATCAATATTgtgataattttttaaaacataaaagtgctaatacaaatataaatgttaaCCATAActataatgataatttaaaaaataaaaacaataatattatcatagACTTAACATTAAGTgataattcaaataaagATTTTGTAGAACAtgaaaatgtaaaaaaaaattctgAGGATAGTTTAAGAGAAGGTAATAATCCTTCAAATATTTTGGTATCTAATAAAGAGTTTATTAAgtgttataataatgataaagtaaaaaatattaaagataATGAAAAACAAATTGAACAAAATAATGCAGAGAATGAAGGaagtgaaaaaaaaaattatatacatataaataatatatcctttatgaatatatcatgtaatgaaaaaaataaaaatgaaataattaatgaatttaaaataaatacaaatgataatattaataataatacacaTTTCGTACATACAATAGAAGAAGATACTCTACATTCaaataaagatattaattttaactataataaaaacaattgtattaatttcttatataataaaagaaattatgaacaaatgatggaaaataatataagaactgataaaaataaaaagcATATAATTATAGAAAATGCCAAGACAACAAATATTACTAATCCTTGTATTAATTTAGAAGATATAAATCAAGGTGAACATTTAAATCAAACTCcacaaaaaataaaaaaaaaaaattattattataacaacactcataataatgtaatagatttagataaagaaaatgaagaaacaaaaaattatggTTTCTATAAAAATGATCATTCATCAAGTAATAAgaatagaaaaaaaaatagtcCAAATCATACTAAtcctttaaaaaataatatgtttagaaatatattatttaataaaaaatttaagaTAGAAGActtgtattatataaaattaaaatatgatgatttaacaaatatagaaaaaaaagaagaagaaaatgttaaaaacttttataataaatattataaatgttCATTTTATgtagataaaaatatagagaatatatgtttaaaaaaatatgatatatgTAACTATTGTAAAAATTgtttaaaatttttaaaatttttaataattcatggaaataaatataaaggaaatttaatcaatattttctttatatattctgATATTCAACAActtatatttacatataaatgtgaaaaaaaacatctattcaatatttcattatttcatattatacACAATTTATGGTGTCCTCATGATTTCTGCCTTTTTCAATGTAAAAGTAGTTACAACAAAAACTATGCTACCGAATTTTTTCGTTTAAAAGAATTGGATAGTATGGAAAAGCAAAAAAGATTATTCCTACAGGCAAAAGTATTTTGTCTATTTAATTCATACGgaa CTTTGCCAGTGAACAACAAAAAGGTCGAATCGGAGTGCACCAACGACA tTGACAGGATTATAAAGAATGCAAATAATCCGTGGGAAGTGCTTCAg ATGAACATGTATACCAAACTGGATATCTCAGATAAAACGgaattgaaaaaaatggcaagaaaaaattatcataagTTAGCATTAAAAGTTCACCCcgataaaaataaaaatgataat gCATCATTGGCGATGAATATTTTAACCAACTCAATGCAAAGCATAATGTCAATATAA
- a CDS encoding putative large ribosomal subunit processing factor yields MNFTSPPSNDPIKKIQNLLNNSLHSIMDVVSNLSYKGEPKELVLEESNLSDYSHYTYLLKEEENKDKRELTDNIEDEKNVTINKTEEENNYFIKPYFEEPLKNEILDRVERMNLILNMIDESIDELPDSIMNEEEKCNEIKKLQRKKDEAKEELKNLYKDYDALYNYVTDHLRYYAINMK; encoded by the exons ATGAATTTTACATCTCCACCAAGCAATGACCCTATAAAAAAGATCCAGAATTTATTGAATAATTCCTTGCATTCAATAATG GATGTTGTAAGtaatttatcatataaagGTGAACCGAAAGAATTAGTTCTTGAAGAATCTAATTTAAGTGACTATTCTcattatacatatttattaaaagaagaagaaaataaagacAAAAGAGAATTAACAGATAATATagaagatgaaaaaaatgtgacaataaataaaactgaagaagaaaataattattttattaaacCATATTTTGAAGAAccattaaaaaatgaaatattagATAGGGTGGAACGAATGAATTTAATTTTGAATATGATAGATGAATCAATTGATGAGCTTCCAGATTCTATAATGAATGAG gaagaaaaatgtaatgaaattaaaaaactgcaaagaaaaaaagatgaaGCAAAAGAGGAATTaaagaatttatataaagattATGATGCtctatataattatgttaCAGACCACCTAAGATATTATGCTATAAACATGAAATAA
- a CDS encoding hypothetical protein (conserved Plasmodium protein, unknown function), with translation MEGNKIYISNEFNPLNISKDTKKKEKERINSLDKLDDEILENEYSNRLHKELILKNKNFKKDINLIELSYGGNLIKNKGILSKENVVYLSCNSCILLIDLKKKKKKRIVLSFDIDRIFYFYDKKYKEEYLIIKGINNYIYIYRISKNKYDFVKKFFIKNLFYINNFGSNGELCFATWEINQDKMYTNFFLLRFIFQYESFIYENYDNNLKNKKQIEKQQYIHTLNNHITYSYESDSECNFDHKYYPPELQVSELSDNEKQQTNTLKNLYMNNIINDDKKKKNTHNKNNIYKSDAYLHVTAKLKIKPILKIKYIYFSMIDINKKLNKLVLSNNNIIIIYDLERRSYNIISFRNYISSIKISDDNFLAVGFINGYIHVILFEDILSNNEEYNNNDKNKNKQYEKIFNTMKPFHMYSGADSLKPVFPYIAAYEVDYMTGNNENNNNNNNNNNNNSGSVNNNNNNSGSGSGSDSVNNNNIEETHEVKLPPLLNIPYINFDFNKNKIINIYKFHLIKYKWHSHSVYNLEIEGRKIISCGEEAVILFYDIDKASYEFISHLGVPCYYVYLNKEKNLIICNSLNNCILFINYNHRLFFYKYNGINMPLTLKNLFYHYTNIELNIKNSMNLFMSQINDEYDYTRSICDQSNRHPFYKKEHKNNNIFNNTTYDDNMNNIRNCENYSTEDSSDESSNESGSPSDVEDMISLNKENKKDDMNKKRSDDPKHNQDNKSNDNNNKKNNDNDKNIGSNKNIGSNKKMVSIKNARKVTREEDLLSFHYIEKELEKKLFNNSNVENNLYKKYQMCFYCDSNKGLIYCFLTSFSHLQLYNIEKDKHEKYLCPLNMTYKSRTNIEKVNDMEIIFFCFNHNRNLLMTIEKRNYIMPSLLDSSSPNLIHRIYTIKFWLLDKYMEYINIYEYTIPCNIIAYDGQETDNMFNTINNKILNDINTYGNDNIYGNDNIYNNDNIYNNDNIYNNNNIYCNNNIYSENEKYLMIISHPFLNMFMLFETNGNISIWCFNKSEKIFDKCIYDDYVVDCLEMTSENIKIMDNIIKEMKGTDIHNIYKKNNNEYDPDMSEINEHNNNNSNNKKHVEENNETDFCSNIITIIKNINYNNHIILNADISIDGKIFCLCHDKFFTIWDTVTLKILAVIRHPLYTSLNEQLFNLYKGIEVIQSNYSVFILFFSFDTIFIYALEQFHLIYQEKFKGIIEYIKFDKFTNKYLAIGITKRSKKKNHQLIQKNYIYEFNEHYLKRKKLFYSTTQSPILLVDFAPFNILKNININHYHKSTILVTLNSKFQIHTFYINNYPNFLQLK, from the coding sequence atggagggaaacaaaatatatataagcAACGAATTTAATcctttaaatatatcaaaagatacaaaaaaaaaggaaaaggAAAGAATTAATTCATTAGATAAGTTAGATGATGAGATTTTAGAGAATGAATATTCAAATAGGTTACACAAagaattaatattaaagaataagaattttaaaaaagatataaatttaatagAATTAAGTTATGGTGGtaatttaataaagaataaagGAATATTATCTAAAGAAAATGTTGTATATTTAAGTTGTAATAgttgtatattattaatcgatttaaaaaagaaaaagaaaaaaagaattgTATTATCTTTTGATATAGAtagaatattttatttttatgataagaaatataaagaagaatatttaattataaaaggtataaataattatatttatatatatcgtattagtaaaaataaatatgattttgtcaagaaattttttattaagaatttattttatattaataattttggAAGTAATGGAGAATTATGTTTTGCTACCTGGGAAATAAATCAAGACAAAATGTATACGAACTTTTTTCTTCTtagatttatatttcaatatgaatcttttatatatgaaaattatgataataatctaaaaaataaaaaacaaatagaaaaacaacaatatattcatacattaaataatcatataacATATTCTTATGAATCAGATTCTGAATGTAATTTTgatcataaatattatcCTCCTGAATTACAAGTGTCTGAATTATCAGACAATGAAAAGCAACAAACTaatacattaaaaaatttatatatgaataatataataaatgatgataaaaaaaaaaaaaacactcataataagaataatatatataaaagtgATGCTTATCTTCATGTAACAGccaaattaaaaattaaacctattttaaaaataaaatatatttatttttctatgatagatataaataaaaaattaaataaattagtattatcaaataataatataattattatatatgatttagAAAGAAGAagttataatattatatccTTTAGAAATTATATCTCatctataaaaataagtGATGATAATTTCTTAGCAGTAGGTTTTATAAATGGATATATACATGtcatattatttgaagACATATTATCGaataatgaagaatataataacaatgacaagaataaaaataaacaatatgaaaaaatatttaatactATGAAACCGTTTCATATGTATTCCGGGGCGGATTCTTTAAAACCGGTCTTTCCTTATATAGCTGCCTATGAGGTGGACTATATGACAGGcaataatgaaaataataataataataataataataataataataatagtggtagtgttaataataataataataatagtgGTAGTGGTAGTGGTAGTGATAGtgttaataataacaatattgAAGAGACACATGAAGTGAAACTTCCCCCTCTACTCAACATACCTTATATTAATTTCGATttcaataaaaataaaattattaatatttacaaatttcatcttataaaatataaatggCACTCACATTCTGTGTATAACCTTGAAATTGAAGGAAGGAAAATAATTTCATGTGGAGAAGAAGCagttatattattttatgatataGACAAAGCATCATATGAATTTATTTCTCATTTAGGGGTTCCATgttattatgtatatttgaataaagaaaaaaatcttattatttgtaattctttaaataattgtatcttgtttattaattataatcatcgtttgtttttctataaatataatggTATTAACATGCCTTTGACcttaaaaaatttattttatcattatactaatatagaattaaatataaaaaatagtATGAACCTTTTTATGAGTCAAataaatgatgaatatGACTACACACGAAGTATATGTGATCAAAGTAACAGACATccattttataaaaaagaacacaaaaataacaacatttttaataatactACATATGATGACAATATGAATAACATTAGAAATTGTGAAAATTATTCAACAGAAGATTCTAGTGATGAATCTAGTAATGAATCTGGTTCCCCTTCCGATGTAGAAGATATGATATCATtgaataaagaaaataaaaaagatgatatgaataaaaaaaggagCGACGACCCCAAGCATAACCaagataataaaagtaatgataataataataaaaaaaataatgacaatgataaaaatattggtagtaataaaaatattggTAGTAATAAAAAGATGGTGAGTATAAAAAATGCGAGAAAAGTAACAAGAGAGGAAGATCTTCTTAGTTTCcattatatagaaaaagaattagaaaagaaactttttaataatagtaatgtagaaaataatttatataaaaaatatcaaatGTGTTTTTATTGTGATTCTAATAAAGGattaatatattgttttcTAACATCTTTTTCTCATttacaattatataatatagaaaaagataaacatgaaaaatatttatgtcCTTTAAATATGACATATAAAAGTAGAACAAATATTGAAAAAGTAAATGATATggaaataatttttttttgttttaatcataatagaaatttattaatgacaatagaaaaaagaaattatattatgCCCTCATTATTAGATTCTTCATCACCAAATTTAATACATAGAATATATACTATAAAATTTTGGTTACTTGACAAATATatggaatatataaatatatatgaatatacTATTCCTTGTAATATTATAGCTTATGATGGACAAGAAACAGataatatgtttaatactattaataataaaatattaaatgatataaatacatatggtaatgataatatatatggtaatgataatatttataataatgataatatttataataatgataatatttataataataataatatatattgtaataataatatatatagtgAGAATGAAAAGTATCTAATGATAATAAGTCATCCATTTTTAAACATGTTCATGCTATTTGAAACCAATGGAAATATAAGTATATGGTGTTTTAATAAAAgtgaaaaaatatttgataaATGTATCTATGATGATTATGTTGTAGATTGTTTAGAGATGACTAGcgaaaatataaaaattatggataatataataaaggAAATGAAAGGTACAgatattcataatatatataaaaaaaataataatgaatatgaCCCCGACATGTCTGAAATAAAtgaacataataataataatagtaataataaaaagcatgttgaagaaaataatgaaacAGATTTTTGTAGTAATATAATTActattataaaaaatattaattataataatcatattattttaaatgcTGATATTAGCATAGAtggaaaaatattttgtttatgTCATGATAAATTTTTTACTATATGGGATACAGTAactttaaaaatattagCTGTTATTAGACATCCTTTATATACATCATTAAATGAACAgttatttaatttatataaaggAATAGAAGTTATACAATCTAATTATAgtgtatttatattatttttttcttttgatactatttttatttatgcACTTGAACAGTTccatttaatatatcaagaaaaatttaaaggtattatagaatatataaaatttgataaatttacaaataaatatttagCTATAGGTATAACAAAAAgatcaaaaaaaaaaaatcatcagctaatacaaaaaaattatatatatgaatttaacgaacattatttaaaaagaaaaaaattattctATTCCACTACACAAAGTCCAATATTATTAGTAGATTTTGCTCCAttcaatattttaaaaaatattaatataaatcattatCATAAATCAACAATATTAGTTACATTAAATTCAAAGTTTCAAATAcatacattttatattaataattatccAAACTTTTTACAATTAAAGTGA
- a CDS encoding putative steryl ester hydrolase, which yields MPRPPLSNITKRLENLLNICKDMCRKGYNCYYVKEKDYDLDEQRDVRCHKKNKINLKNNEDIEKEEKDKKDEKDEKDVKDKKDEKDETLDQMEKLLLDLTQKKYKAEKHYVYTIDGYRLNLYRIVKNNTEQIINDEMFHKERINEQGLEEDKKEVFCFNHGLFESSINYTCKGYNSLTFKIFSNNHDVWISNNRGNNFTQYVGKDIAIKKLREKYTEEDLRDLGLNIKNDKIEKEMKKKKKKIDNNINQCDNKNIHRYNVLHKLFFQKINLTYYMKNMLMSKYLCNYDMNSCKNNSHNHYDKENIDQHTKKKKIINNNIIINNNNINSNNNNNSNNNDNIILRPWRTSNNFFNIFVRNINEKKKGNIYFKSTRERDDSNIKCSDTFHCDKIKGKESLEYFRDNKKLKNKGSNLIDNCDNKINKYYSNNDKYDTYDKYDRYDKYDRYDKYDKYDRYDKYDKYDKYDDNLCDHKNEYTFEDMSTKDLPSIIKYIKNKTKKDKIIYVGFSQGSIQLIISSCLNEYVRKSIKRCYLMSLPIILRNKYNLEMPMKFLLYISKYYNFVFKGKSFFQHMIPYNISTFIISNLAHIIAHHVFKYYNENIKQDEKKLFFFHTPNGSTSKANLTRWAKAFNTSPVTDVLEKYPHEFSFPITLIYGNKDTIIHVDKSIKYMNKRFDKNCLKIITVSNWAHLDPLWSDNDGVVISSILKDIKQG from the coding sequence ATGCCCAGACCACCCTTGAGCAATATCACAAAAAGGTTAGAGAATTTATTGAACATCTGTAAAGATATGTGCAGGAAGGGATATAATTGTTATTAtgtaaaagaaaaagattATGATCTAGATGAACAAAGAGATGTAAGATGTcataaaaagaataaaataaatttaaagaataatgaagacatagaaaaagaagaaaaagataaaaaagatgaaaaagatgaaaaagatgtaaaagataaaaaagatgaaaaagaTGAAACACTTGATCAAATGGAAAAATTACTACTTGATTtaacacaaaaaaaatataaagcAGAAAAACATTATGTCTATACAATTGATGGGTATAgattaaatttatatagaattgtaaaaaataatacagaacaaataataaatgatgaaaTGTTTCATAAGGAAAGAATAAATGAACAAGGATTAGAAGAAGATAAGAAAGAAgttttttgttttaatcATGGGTTGTTTGAATCGTCTATTAATTATACATGTAAAGGATATAATTCTTTGACTTTCAAGATTTTCTCAAATAATCATGATGTGTGGATAAGTAATAACAGAGGGAATAATTTCACACAATATGTTGGTAAAGATATAgctataaaaaaattaagagAAAAATACACAGAGGAAGATTTAAGAGACTTGGGTCttaacataaaaaatgataagaTAGAAAAGgagatgaaaaaaaaaaaaaaaaaaattgataataatattaatcaatgtgataataaaaatatacacCGTTATAATGTTTTGcataaattattttttcaaaaaattaacttaacatattatatgaagAATATGTTGATGAGTAAGTATTTATGTAATTATGATATGAACAgttgtaaaaataattcacataatcattatgataaagaaaatatagaCCAACAcacaaagaaaaaaaaaataataaataataatattattattaataataataatattaatagtaataataataataatagtaataataatgataatatcattttaaGGCCCTGGAGGACGAGtaacaatttttttaacatatttGTTCGTAATATAAACgaaaagaaaaaaggaaatatatattttaagtCAACAAGGGAAAGGGATGATTCTAATATTAAGTGTAGTGATACTTTTCATTGTGATAAAATTAAAGGAAAAGAAAGTTTGGAATATTTTAGAgataacaaaaaattaaagaacAAAGGTTCTAATTTAATAGACAATTGTGATAATaagataaataaatattattccaacaatgataaatatgatacatatgataaatatgatagatatgataaatatgatagatatgataaatatgataaatatgatagatatgataaatatgataaatatgataaatatgatGACAATTTGTGTGatcataaaaatgaatacaCTTTTGAAGATATGAGTACAAAAGATTTACCTTCcataataaaatacataaaaaataaaacaaaaaaagataaaataatatatgttgGATTTTCACAAGGTAGTATCCAGTTAATTATAAGTTCATGCTTAAATGAATATGTAAGAAAAAGTATAAAAAGATGTTATTTAATGTCATTACCTATTATATTGAggaataaatataatttagAAATGCCAAtgaaatttttattatatatttcaaaatattacaattttgtttttaaagGGAAATCATTTTTTCAACATATGATACCATATAATATTAgtacatttattattagtaATTTGGCACATATAATAGCACATCatgtttttaaatattataatgaaaatataaaacaagatgagaaaaaattattcttttttcatACACCTAATGGATCAACATCAAAAGCAAATTTAACGAGATGGGCAAAAGCATTTAATACATCTCCTGTTACAGATGTTCTTGAGAAATATCCACACGAATTTTCATTTCCAAtaacattaatatatggAAATAAAGATACTATTATACATGTAGATAAatcaataaaatatatgaacaaaCGTTTCGACAAAAATTgtttgaaaataattacCGTGTCTAATTGGGCGCATTTAGATCCATTATGGTCTGACAATGATGGGGTTGTAATATCTTCcattttaaaagatataaagCAAGGCTGA